The DNA sequence ACGTCGGCCTGGACCATGTCGACGGCTCCGGCCTCGATGATCTTCTGGAAGTCGTAGCGGGTGTGGTCCTGTTCGCCGCCGGCGATGAAGAGATCGAGCGCGGCGTTGACGCGAGCGGTGGCGGCATAGTCGGTGAACGGGACAGGCTCCTCGAACCAGAAGACGTCGTACTTCTCGAGCATGCGCCCGATCTGGATGGCGTGCGGCACACTGTAGCCGGAGTTGGCGTCAACCATGAATTCCGGTTTGGGCCCGATGGCGGCGCGCACTTCACGGACCATGTCGTGATCAGGATACTTGGGGTCGGCATCGAAGCCGTGGCGGGCGGCAATTTTGATCTTTGTGGCGGAGAAGCCCTGGTCGATGGCGGCGGCGCACATTTTGGCCTGATCGGCCGGCGCGCGGTCGCGGCTGGTGTAGCTGGCGTACATGCGGATGCGGTCGCGAACGGCGCCGCCAAGTAAGGTCGAGACGGGCACGCCGAGCGCTTTGCCGACGAGGTCGTGCAAAGCAATATCGACTGCGGAGATGGCCATGGAAGCGGATTGTCCACGGGTCTTGTAGAGGCCGATGTAGAGCTTCTGCCAGATCTCTTCGATGCGGAAAGCGTCCATGCCGAGAATGAGCGGTTTGACCATCTCAGCGAAGGTGAGGTTCAGTGGGCCGTTGGAGGGGCTGGGCTCTCCGATTCCGGTGACGCCGCCATTGGTATAGATGCGGTAGAAGATGTAGCCGTTGGCGTTGACCGCCTTGAGGTCAGTGATCTTGAGGGGTGGCAGGCCCTTGAGCAGGGGCGACAGGCCCAACGCACCTAGGAAGGCTCGGCGTTTCACTAGTGGCACTCATTTCCCGCCTAAAACCTCAGGCGTTCGAAGTCGGCCAGCGATTCA is a window from the uncultured Paludibaculum sp. genome containing:
- a CDS encoding mandelate racemase/muconate lactonizing enzyme family protein — protein: MKRRAFLGALGLSPLLKGLPPLKITDLKAVNANGYIFYRIYTNGGVTGIGEPSPSNGPLNLTFAEMVKPLILGMDAFRIEEIWQKLYIGLYKTRGQSASMAISAVDIALHDLVGKALGVPVSTLLGGAVRDRIRMYASYTSRDRAPADQAKMCAAAIDQGFSATKIKIAARHGFDADPKYPDHDMVREVRAAIGPKPEFMVDANSGYSVPHAIQIGRMLEKYDVFWFEEPVPFTDYAATARVNAALDLFIAGGEQDHTRYDFQKIIEAGAVDMVQADVTKAGGVSECKKIAAMADAAGLGYTPHDTSHNIGLAACLHMVASTPVCRYSQEYIMEPGGRRILKTPLEPVKGYITVPTAPGLGIEVDPKFGE